A stretch of DNA from Pseudonocardia hierapolitana:
ACGAGCGCAGCTCGCGGCCGTCACCGGTGCGGCCCTTGTACCCGTACTCGTCGTGGTCCTCGGCCTCGCGGCGGAGCAGTTCTAGGCCGCGGTTGGTGGACGGCCCGCCGACCGTGCGGCCGGTGACGTGCCCGTTCTCGATCGCGACGATCGTGCGTTCCATCTCGCGCTTCGACAGGTCGTGCAGCACCACCTCGCAGTGCGGGCCGACGGCCGCCGCGATCGCCTTCATGATCGGCGCCAGCGTCGGTAGCAGCTCGTCCGGTGTGCTCATCGAGAAATTCTGTTCAGTCCCTTGACTTGTTGTCAAACATGCTTTCAAACTCCCGGGGATGGCCCAGACCGTGGAGACCGACTTCGGGACCCTGCGCCGCGTCGGCTTCTCCAGCTTCATCGGCGCGATGATCGAGTGGTACGACTTCTTCCTGTACGGCCAGGCAGCCGCACTCGTGTTCGGCCAGGTCTTCTTCCCCGGCGGCGACCCGCTGGTCGGCACCCTCGCCGCCTTCGCGACGTTCGCCGTGGGGTTCGGCGCGCGCCCGATCGGTGGCGTGATCTTCGGCCACCTCGGCGACCGGGTCGGCCGCAAGTCGGCGCTCGTCGCCACGCTCTTCCTGATGGGCATCGCGACGTTCCTGATCGGCATCCTGCCGACGTACGCGGCGATCGGGGTGTGGGCCCCCGTGCTGCTCGTCGTGCTGCGGCTGCTGCAGGGCGTCGCGGCAGGCGGTGAGTGGGGCGGCGCGGTGCTGATGCTCACCGAGCACGCCCCGCCACGCAGGCGCGGCTTCTACGGCGCGTGGCCGCAGATGGCCTCCTCGGCCGCGCTGATCCTCGCCACCGGCCTGATGTACGGGATGTCGGAGGCGCTCGGGGACGAGCAGTTCCTGTCGTGGGGCTGGCGGGTGCCGTTCCTCGTGTCGTTCCTGCTGATCTTCGTCGGGATCTTCATCCGGCTCCGCATCCCGGAGTCGCCGGAGTTCGAGCGGGTCAAGAAGGCCGAACAGATCGCGGACCGCCCGGTGGTCGACGCGGTGCGCACCGAGTGGCGCTCGATCCTGCTGGTGATCGGGATGCGCGTCGCCGAGAACGTCTGCGGCTACCTGGTGTCGGTGTTCGCGCTCTCGTACGCCACGAGCAACCTCGGCCTCGCCGCGAGCCTCGGCCTGCTCGCCAACATGCTCGCCGCCGCCGTGCAGTTCGTCGTCACGCCGTTGTACGGCGCGCTGTCCGACCGCATCGGCCGCAAGCCGGTCTACCTGTTCGGCGCCGGCCTGCACGTCGCGCTCGCGTTCCCGTTCTTCGCGCTCGTGCAGACGAAGAACGTGCCGCTGATCCTGATCGCGTGGGTGCTCGGCTACGCGATCGCCAACGGTGCCCTGTTCGCCACGCAACCGGCGTTCTTCTCGGAGTTGTTCGGCACGAAGGTGCGCTACTCCGGCATCTCGATCGGCTACCAGTTCTCCGCGATGATCGCGGGTGGGCTGGCGCCGTTCGTCGCCACCGGCCTGGTCGCATGGGCGGGCGGGGCGACGTGGCCGGTCTCGCTCTACTGGATG
This window harbors:
- a CDS encoding MFS transporter; translation: MAQTVETDFGTLRRVGFSSFIGAMIEWYDFFLYGQAAALVFGQVFFPGGDPLVGTLAAFATFAVGFGARPIGGVIFGHLGDRVGRKSALVATLFLMGIATFLIGILPTYAAIGVWAPVLLVVLRLLQGVAAGGEWGGAVLMLTEHAPPRRRGFYGAWPQMASSAALILATGLMYGMSEALGDEQFLSWGWRVPFLVSFLLIFVGIFIRLRIPESPEFERVKKAEQIADRPVVDAVRTEWRSILLVIGMRVAENVCGYLVSVFALSYATSNLGLAASLGLLANMLAAAVQFVVTPLYGALSDRIGRKPVYLFGAGLHVALAFPFFALVQTKNVPLILIAWVLGYAIANGALFATQPAFFSELFGTKVRYSGISIGYQFSAMIAGGLAPFVATGLVAWAGGATWPVSLYWMAVGLITFVTTLLCRETAPVRTGPR